One Anopheles marshallii chromosome 3, idAnoMarsDA_429_01, whole genome shotgun sequence genomic region harbors:
- the LOC128712990 gene encoding uncharacterized protein LOC128712990 — MEKKIKAAQLKRRQAQTLIKNIEQFKLNYSDSDVNEIPVCLEQLEQHNANFMDAISKLEELDESAESLETYLQERCEMDNVYRKIKGFLLQKQPCEANPLNASVLFANTSVGSSGHSGPSLRLPKIGLPSFDGDSTKWLSFRDRFVSMIDSSAEIPPIMKLQYLLSSLKGEAALLFEHTTLIADNYAGTWAAMLKTYDNPRMLIRQYLRKIHHLPAVKSESADELAHLVVEFKRHVDGLEKLKEPVDSWDAPLTTLMFFKLHPSTMLAWEKHSSQAPRDKYKDLIEFLQSRVIILRSTREFSEDIKVNAAMGAGGERKVGSRPKSAVNAATTQQSTHGQSNRMQLPCPLGCEEAHNLRSCPEFLKRDVQRRREVVAKEQLCFNCLNQNHQVRSCKSLNRCITCNARHHSLLHDNTRPKVSMAAKAEQAMSFLETSLLWVVDDHGIRHEARALLDSGSMCNFISESLAQKLLTTRSKVSVSIIGIGQAVQQVNRSVVAAVQSKSGQFASTMEFLILKSPSAEIPMTPIDTTSWKIPTVTLADPSFHIPGKIDIVIGSDAYWEMHTGKKRALGRGRPWLVETPFGWTVSGNTSHTSASSHRSCLTTVSQASLDTMLQRFWETESILEGPALSIEEDQCEKHYAATTTRDSQGRYVVSLPQKTDSDIVLGQSRAIADRRLVAVERRLLNNPEMDREYKRFMSEYETLGHMRKLTEPVDDSAPHYYIPHHAVVKETSTTTKVRVVFDASCKTTSGYSLNDTLLIGPTVQDDLFTIILRFRKHAIALVADVEKMYRQVRHCESDHKLLRIRYRERFTDPIATYELQTVTYGTASAPFLATRTLQQIAHDHKGQYPKAIDPVLHDFYVDDLLTGAADLADAIEVRKQISQMLDSAGFALKKWASNVSAALRDVPLEDLAIKTMHEWQDGQAVSTLGLVWEPANDMFCFKVNLPPPAEVLTRSLVLSYTASIFDPLGLLGPTIILAKMFLQRLWSLRHDGNAWDWDRALPGELQEEWRSFHSTLYLLRKVRVPRFVSQAEMVSLQLHVFADASQIAYGACCYVRAESMGSTTVRLLAAKSKVVSRANTHSIGRLELCAARLATQLFQKVSRVLTTSTMTICWTDSMTVMYWLKSPPRRWKPFVANRVAQIQEETRISCWRHVPGCHNPADDISRGLKPDELLKCDRWWHGPHWLVLGEDEWPQSVPLPMNDDGDIEERAKVSLIVIAKCEFRDKLFEWFSSYSKLRRVMGYCLRFIECSRASKVSTSKSNKPTSIKELENAVPSLTATELRSAELRLCQLAQRDSFAKELDDLQRGKRVGETSKLKWLSPYLDEGGMLRIGGRLGNANISKDVKHPIILAASHHLSTLLVSAYHLQLLHAGPQLMLATIRQRFWLIGGRNLARSVYHRCHTCFKNKPVLVKQAVADLPESRVTPTRPFAVSGVDYCGPFLLKSTIRNRSPTKAYIAIFVCFSTRAVHIELVSKSNETRLPLLADVSRIAKLHTTERAGTISVCCGTQSARTSISQSHFTTSP, encoded by the exons atggaaaagaaaattaaagccgCGCAGTTAAAAAGGCGCCAAGCTCAAACGCTGATCAAGAACATTGAGCAGTTTAAATTGAACTATTCTGATAGTGATGTGAATGAAATTCCCGTGTGTTTGGAACAGTTGGAGCAACATAATGCCAATTTTATGGATGCAATCTCCAAACTCGAAGAGTTGGATGAGTCCGCGGAATCTCTAGAAACGTATTTGCAAGAAAGGTGTGAAATGGACAATGTGTATCGCAAAATAAAGGGATTCTTGCTTCAGAAGCAGCCATGTGAAGCAAATCCGCTAAATGCTTCAGTGTTGTTTGCGAACACGAGTGTTGGTTCGTCGGGTCATTCGGGACCAAGCTTACGACTCCCGAAAATCGGATTACCATCCTTCGATGGTGATTCAACGAAGTGGCTCTCCTTCCGTGATCGATTTGTATCGATGATCGATTCGTCAGCAGAGATTCCTCCGATCATGAAACTTCAGTACCTGTTGTCTTCACTGAAGGGGGAAGCCGCTTTGCTCTTCGAGCACACCACGCTGATAGCAGACAATTACGCTGGCACCTGGGCCGCAATGTTGAAAACCTACGACAACCCGCGTATGTTGATCCGGCAATATCTGCGGAAAATTCACCATCTCCCAGCGGTAAAATCGGAATCTGCGGATGAATTGGCACACCTGGTCGTCGAGTTTAAGCGTCATGTAGACGGCTTAGAAAAGCTGAAGGAACCTGTCGACAGTTGGGACGCTCCGCTCACCACCTTGATGTTCTTCAAGCTGCATCCCTCGACTATGCTGGCTTGGGAAAAGCATTCGTCGCAAGCACCTCGAGATAAGTATAAGGATCTCATCGAGTTCTTACAAAGTCGTGTAATAATTCTCAGGTCAACTCGGGAATTCTCGGAAGACATAAAGGTCAATGCGGCAATGGGGGCCGGCGGCGAGCGAAAGGTTGGATCCAGACCGAAATCTGCCGTGAATGCAGCGACAACACAGCAATCGACGCATGGCCAGTCCAACCGCATGCAGCTACCTTGCCCGTTGGGTTGCGAAGAGGCGCACAATCTTCGCAGCTGTCCTGAGTTCCTGAAAAGGGATGTCCAGCGTCGTCGAGAAGTGGTGGCGAAGGAGCAGCTATGCTTCAACTGCCTGAACCAAAACCACCAAGTGAGATCATGTAAGTCACTTAATCGTTGCATTACGTGCAACGCCAGACATCATAGCTTACTACATGACAACACACGTCCGAAAGTGTCGATGGCGGCAAAGGCCGAACAAGCGATGTCATTTCTTGAGACGTCATTGCTTTGGGTGGTCGATGACCATGGTATTCGGCATGAAGCACGAGCGCTCTTGGATTCAGGATCCATGTGCAACTTCATTTCGGAATCCTTAGCGCAAAAGTTGCTTACCACGCGATCAAAGGTTAGTGTTTCGATCATAGGTATCGGTCAAGCGGTACAACAGGTTAACCGATCTGTCGTTGCTGCAGTACAATCGAAGTCAGGGCAGTTTGCATCCACTATGGAATTTCTGATTTTGAAATCACCGTCTGCTGAGATTCCAATGACACCGATCGACACAACATCATGGAAGATTCCGACTGTCACGTTAGCAGACCCATCATTCCACATCCCAGGGAAGATCGATATCGTCATCGGTAGTGATGCATATTGGGAAATGCATACTGGAAAAAAGCGTGCACTAGGTAGAGGCAGACCATGGTTGGTAGAGACGCCCTTTGGTTGGACAGTCTCTGGGAATACTTCCCACACATCGGCTTCGAGCCATCGGTCCTGCCTCACCACCGTCAGTCAAGCTTCACTTGACACTATGCTGCAACGCTTCTGGGAAACAGAAAGCATCCTAGAAGGTCCCGCGTTGTCCATAGAAGAGGACCAATGCGAGAAACACTATGCGGCCACTACAACGCGTGATAGCCAAGGTCGATACGTAGTAAGCTTGCCGCAGAAGACCGATTCTGATATTGTACTGGGACAATCTAGAGCGATAGCCGATCGACGGCTCGTTGCCGTTGAACGACGATTGTTGAACAATCCTGAAATGGACAGAGAATATAAAAGGTTTATGTCCGAATACGAAACATTGGGACACATGAGAAAACTCACCGAACCTGTTGATGATAGTGCTCCGCACTATTACATCCCTCACCATGCGGTGGTGAAGGAAACGAGTACGACCACGAAGGTACGTGTTGTCTTCGATGCATCCTGCAAGACAACATCTGGGTACTCGTTAAACGATACGCTGCTCATAGGCCCTACGGTACAAGATGATTTGTTTACGATCATCTTAAGGTTCAGAAAGCACGCCATAGCCCTAGTAGCAGATGTCGAAAAGATGTATCGACAAGTTCGTCATTGTGAAAGTGATCACAAACTGCTACGAATTCGGTACCGAGAAAGATTCACCGACCCGATAGCAACGTACGAGTTGCAAACAGTTACCTACGGCACTGCCTCAGCGCCATTTTTGGCCACACGCACGTTGCAACAGATTGCACACGACCACAAGGGCCAGTACCCCAAGGCGATAGATCCAGTTCTACACGACTTCTATGTGGATGATTTATTGACCGGTGCAGCGGACCTGGCAGATGCCATCGAAGTGCGCAAGCAAATTTCGCAAATGCTGGATTCAGCCGGCTTTGCATTGAAGAAGTGGGCGTCAAATGTTTCTGCTGCACTACGAGATGTCCCACTAGAGGATCTTGCGATCAAAACGATGCACGAATGGCAGGATGGCCAAGCAGTATCAACGCTAGGGTTGGTTTGGGAACCAGCCAATGATATGTTCTGCTTCAAAGTCAATCTTCCACCACCTGCTGAAGTATTAACGAGAAGTCTGGTCTTGTCGTATACGGCAAGTATATTCGACCCTCTTGGGCTATTGGGTCCGACCATCATCCTGGCTAAGATGTTCCTGCAGCGATTATGGAGTCTGAGGCATGATGGAAATGCTTGGGATTGGGATCGTGCATTACCGGGCGAGCTTCAGGaagagtggagaagtttccacTCAACGCTATATTTGCTACGCAAAGTACGTGTGCCTCGTTTTGTGTCCCAGGCTGAAATGGTTAGCCTACAATTGCATGTATTTGCTGATGCATCGCAAATTGCATATGGAGCTTGCTGCTATGTGAGAGCAGAATCCATGGGGTCAACTACGGTGCGGCTATTAGCTGCCAAATCAAAGGTCGTTTCTCGGGCAAACACCCATTCGATTGGCAGGTTGGAGCTGTGCGCCGCACGATTAGCGACGCAATTGTTCCAGAAAGTGAGTCGAGTGCTAACGACATCTACGATGACTATCTGTTGGACCGACTCGATGACAGTCATGTACTGGCTGAAGTCTCCTCCTCGTCGATGGAAACCATTTGTGGCCAACAGGGTGGCCCAAATACAGGAGGAAACGAGGATATCATGCTGGCGTCATGTTCCGGGGTGTCATAACCCGGCAGATGACATTTCACGGGGACTAAAGCCAGACGAGTTGCTGAAGTGTGATCGGTGGTGGCATGGACCACATTGGTTGGTTCTCGGCGAAGATGAATGGCCACAATCGGTACCACTACCCATGAACGATGACGGTGACATCGAAGAACGAGCAAAGGTGTCACTAATTGTCATAGCGAAGTGTGAATTCCGTGACAAACTCTTTGAATGGTTCTCGTCATACAGCAAACTGAGACGAGTAATGGGTTACTGCTTACGATTCATCGAATGCAGCCGAGCAAGCAAGGTATCAACGAGCAAGTCCAACAAGCCGACTTCTATCAAGGAGTTGGAAAATGCTGTTCCTTCGCTTACAGCGACGGAACTGCGCAGTGCGGAACTGAGGTTGTGCCAGCTAGCACAACGGGATTCATTCGCGAAAGAGCTGGACGACCTGCAACGAGGGAAACGTGTTGGTGAAACATCGAAGCTAAAGTGGTTGTCACCGTACCTTGATGAAGGAGGTATGCTACGCATCGGTGGCCGGCtgggaaatgcaaacatttccaaGGATGTTAAGCACCCCATCATCCTTGCGGCATCACATCACCTATCTACACTGTTAGTATCAGCATATCATCTGCAGTTACTACATGCTGGTCCGCAGTTGATGTTGGCAACGATTCGACAACGTTTCTGGTTGATTGGTGGTCGAAATCTTGCAAGGAGCGTTTACCATCGATGTCACACTTGTTTTAAGAACAAGCCGGTATTGGTGAAGCAGGCAGTAGCTGATTTGCCTGAATCACGAGTGACACCGACGAGACCATTTGCAGTAAGCGGTGTGGACTATTGCGGACCATTTCTTCTGAAATCAACGATCCGGAACCGGAGTCCAACAAAGGCATACATCGCGATCTTCGTGTGCTTCTCAACGCGGGCAGTTCACATCGAGTTG GTATCCAAAAGTAACGAAACCCGGTTGCCCCTTTTGGCCGATGTGAGCCGCATAGCCAAACTGCACACGACGGAGCGCGCCGGTACGATAAGTGTTTGCTGCGGTACGCAATCGGCCCGAACGA